One stretch of Diabrotica undecimpunctata isolate CICGRU chromosome 5, icDiaUnde3, whole genome shotgun sequence DNA includes these proteins:
- the LOC140441676 gene encoding uncharacterized protein, which yields MDKWLFSFKSKHQETETNKQKDSPVPLDVEKPGCSHQVEGSPIYPAPTHSHIMSDNGDTMNDPTPAKKKIKIEKASKSEKKKTFNSSWKSVPQFKNWLEKSIKQPSSEGNEYAYCKVCDCDIVAHKSVLLKHSISERHKLNWTKVASNTKLTELYKPNADDVAVKTAELKLCALLASNNLPFLLVDTLTPLIQNICYDSKIAKQLHLKRTKAKSIICNNLGYNFLEELYIKLREPGCFFSLVMDETTDISVKKQCAFTTIIYENNSTKTQFFDLVEAHGSTASDLYGILKNCLTSKNIPLTNFVGFSSDTTNVMVGEFNSVFSKLKEEFPHIVCIRCSCHMAHLATSKACLKLPRHVEDLLRNIGSHFNRSALRRHKFIEFQNFFQVKIHKILSPAITRWLSIKECVDRVLEQYEPLRAYLTEYVFEDPSITTETMLETMSNLFTPVYLEFMSYSLGLMTDFNLLFQSEKPLLCKVQPQTETLLRTLCSNFIKMSVIKRTNDIFRLNHENPTNFVSLHDIYIGVAATESLKELKKKAKFEPKRI from the exons atggaTAAGTGGCTTTTCAGTTTTaag AGTAAACATCAGGAAACAGAGACAAATAAGCAGAAAGATTCCCCAGTACCACTTGATGTAGAAAAGCCAGGTTGCAGTCATCAAGTTGAAGGCTCCCCTATTTATCCTGCTCCCACACATTCTCATATTATGAGTGACAATGGCGATACTATG AATGATCCTACACcagcaaaaaagaaaataaaaatagagaaagcaTCAAAGAGTGAAAAAAAGAAGACTTTTAACAGCTCTTGGAAAAGTGTACCACAGTTTAAGAATTGgttagaaaaatcaataaaacaaccATCATCTGAGGGTAATGAGTACGCCTATTGCAAGGTATGTGATTGTGATATTGTAGCTCATAAAAGTGTATTACTAAAACATTCAATAAGTGAAAGGCATAAATTAAATTGGACAAAAGTGGCGAGCAATACTAAACTCACTGAATTGTATAAACCAAATGCTGATGATGTAGCTGTAAAAACGGCAGAGTTAAAGTTATGTGCCTTGTTGGCAAGCAATAACCTGCCATTTTTATTAGTAGACACCCTAACTCCTTTAATTCAAAATATATGTTATGACTCGAAAATTGCTAAACAATTACACTTAAAACGAACCAAAGCTAAGTCAATTATTTGCAATAACTTGGGGTATAATTTTCTTGAAGAACTATATATTAAATTAAGGGAGCCAGGatgttttttttctttggttATGGATGAAACTACTGATATTTCAGTAAAAAAGCAATGTGCATTCACtactataatttatgaaaataattcAACCAAAACACAATTTTTTGATCTTGTCGAGGCTCATGGATCAACAGCTAGTGATTTATATGGTATTCTAAAGAACTGTTTAACTTCAAAGAATATTCCACTGACTAATTTTGTAGGGTTTTCATCAGATACCACCAATGTTATGGTTGGAGAGTTTAACTCTGTATTTTCCAAGTTAAAAGAAGAATTTCCACACATAGTATGCATTAGATGCTCATGTCATATGGCACATTTAGCTACATCAAAAGCCTGTTTAAAATTACCTAGGCATGTGGAAGATCTGCTACGGAACATAGGCAGTCATTTTAATAGGAGTGCTTTGAGGAGACACAAATTTATAGAgttccaaaatttttttcaaGTGAAAATTCACAAGATACTCTCTCCAGCCATAACAAGATGGTTATCTATTAAAGAATGTGTCGATAGAGTACTTGAGCAATATGAGCCACTTAGAGCATATTTGACAGAGTATGTATTTGAAGACCCGTCAATTACAACAGAAACAATGTTGGAAACCATGTCAAATTTGTTCACACCGGTGTATCTAGAGTTTATGTCATATTCTTTAGGACTAATGACAGATTTCAATTTACTCTTTCAGTCAGAAAAACCACTTCTTTGTAAGGTTCAGCCACAAACTGAAACTCTGTTGAGAACGCTGTGTTCTAATTTTATAAAGATGTCTGTAATAAAAAGAACCAACGACATATTTAGACTTAACCATGAAAACCCTACAAATTTTGTTAGTTTACATGATATTTATATAGGAGTTGCTGCAACAGAAAGCttgaaagaattaaaaaaaaaagccaaatttgaaccaaaaagaatttga